A genomic stretch from Candidatus Methylomirabilota bacterium includes:
- the phnC gene encoding phosphonate ABC transporter ATP-binding protein encodes MIRVRGLRKVYPGGTVGLDGIDLDLPAGEFVALIGPSGAGKSTLLRCLNGLVVPTAGDVSVDGVFVGGASADELRRIRAGIGFVFQQFNLLRRLSVLENVLVGRLARVPTLRSLLALFPAADVTRAHAVLERVGLQGLGGRRVDTLSGGQQQRVAIARALVQDPRVLLADEPMASLDPALAHTVLALLRRISEEDGLTVVTSLHVLELARLYGRRVVGLRAGRVVYDGPSDGLTETVAERIFESRAA; translated from the coding sequence GTGATTCGTGTCCGCGGCCTCCGGAAGGTCTATCCCGGAGGCACGGTGGGGCTCGACGGGATCGATCTCGACCTTCCGGCCGGTGAGTTCGTCGCGCTCATCGGCCCGAGCGGCGCCGGCAAATCCACGTTGCTCCGCTGCTTGAACGGGCTGGTCGTGCCGACGGCGGGCGACGTCTCGGTGGACGGCGTCTTCGTGGGCGGCGCCTCGGCCGACGAGCTGCGCCGTATCCGAGCGGGAATCGGCTTCGTATTCCAGCAGTTCAATCTGCTGCGGAGGCTCAGCGTGCTCGAGAACGTGCTCGTGGGCCGGCTCGCACGCGTCCCCACCCTCCGTTCGCTGCTGGCGCTCTTCCCGGCCGCAGACGTCACGCGCGCGCACGCCGTGCTCGAGCGCGTGGGGCTCCAGGGCCTGGGCGGCCGTCGTGTCGACACGCTGTCCGGCGGACAGCAGCAGCGCGTGGCCATCGCGCGCGCGCTCGTGCAGGACCCGCGAGTTCTCCTCGCCGACGAGCCCATGGCGAGCCTCGATCCGGCCCTCGCGCATACAGTACTCGCGCTGCTGCGCCGGATCAGCGAGGAGGACGGCCTCACCGTGGTGACGTCGCTCCACGTTCTCGAGCTGGCGCGCCTGTACGGACGGCGGGTCGTGGGCCTCCGGGCCGGCCGGGTGGTCTACGACGGGCCGTCCGATGGGCTCACGGAAACGGTGGCCGAGC
- a CDS encoding histidine triad nucleotide-binding protein, translated as MSADCVFCRIVARQTPADIEFEDDEVLAFKDIYPKAPVHLLIVPKRHIESIARLAPEDTAVVGRCIQAARLLGEKTGYGERGYRVSCNVGPEGGQVVYHLHFHLTAGRRG; from the coding sequence GTGAGCGCGGACTGCGTCTTCTGTCGCATCGTCGCACGCCAGACGCCGGCGGACATCGAGTTCGAGGACGACGAGGTCCTTGCCTTCAAGGACATTTATCCGAAAGCCCCCGTCCATCTGCTGATCGTTCCCAAGCGTCACATCGAGTCGATCGCGCGGCTGGCCCCTGAGGACACTGCGGTGGTGGGCCGCTGCATCCAGGCGGCGCGCCTCCTGGGCGAGAAGACGGGCTACGGCGAGCGTGGCTATCGCGTGAGCTGCAACGTCGGCCCTGAGGGGGGTCAGGTGGTCTACCACCTCCATTTCCACCTCACGGCGGGGCGGCGCGGGTGA